GTGTCGCGATGACCGCGCCGGAACGCCGAGGGCCCCGGATCACCTGATCCGGGGCCCTCGACGTTCATGCCGTGCGTCAGTCTTCTTCCTTGCGCTTGCGCCACCGGATGCCTGCCGAGATGAAGCCGTCGAGGTCGCCGTCGAAGACGGCTGCCGGGTTGCCGGACTCGTGGCCGGTGCGGAGGTCCTTGACCAGCTGCTGGCCGTAGAGGAAGTACGAGCGCATCTGGTCGCCCCAGCTCGCGGTGATATTGCCGGCGAGCTCCTTCTTCTTGGCCGCTTCCTCCTCCTTCTGCAGGAGCAGCAGTCGCGTCTGCAGCACGCGCATGGCGGCCGCGCGGTTCTGGATCTGCGACTTCTCATTCTGCATCGACACCACGATCCCCGTCGGAAGGTGCGTGATGCGGACCGCCGAGTCGGTGGTGTTCACCGACTGGCCGCCCGGGCCGGAAGAGCGGAACACGTCGACACGGATGTCGGTCTCGGGGATGTCGACCTCGGTGGCCTCCTCCATGAGAGGGATGACCTCGACCGCGGCGAACGACGTCTGGCGCTTGTCGGCGGAGCCGAACGGGCTGATACGTGCAAGGCGGTGGGTGCCGGCCTCGACGGAAAGAGTGCCGAACGCGTACGGCGCATCGATCTCGAACGTCGCCGACTTGATGCCCGCGCCCTCGGCGTACGAGGTGTCCATGACCTTCACCGGATACTTGTGCTGCTCCGCCCAACGCAGGTACATGCGCATGAGCATCTCGGCGAAGTCGGTGGCGTCGTCGCCGCCCGCTCCCGAACGGATCGTGATGATGGCGGCACGATCGTCGTATTCGCCGTCGAGCAGCGTCTGCACCTCCAGCTGGTTGATCACCTCGGTCAACGCGGCGAGTTCGGCGCGCGCTTCAGCTGCGGAGTCCTCGTCGCCCATCTCGTTCGCGAGATCGACGAGCACTTCCAGGTCATCGAGCCGACGGCCGATCGCCTCGATCTTGGCGAGGGTCGCCTGCCGATGGCTCAGCGCGCTGGTCACCTTCTGGGCGCGTTCGGTGTCGTCCCAGAGGTCGGGCGCACCGGCCTCCTCGCTGAGGCGGGCGATGTCGGAGCGGAGGGTCTCGACATCGATGACCTCGCGGATGTCACCGTACGTGACGCGCAGGGCCTGGATGTCGGCGGAGAGATCGAGTTCGAGCATGGCTCTCCCAGACTACTCTGTGCGGCTCCGCTCCTCGCCGAGCGCCGACGAGGAGCGCCCGATCGACGGAGTAGCGTGGCCCTGTGAGCAGCGCGTCCACGGTCCTCCGGCAGTTCGGGCCGATGGTGTACCTCCCAACCATCCTGTTCTCGCTCGGAGAAGGGGCGGTCATCCCGCTGATCCCCGTCGTGGCGGCGTCGATGGGCGCCGACATCGCTCTCGCCGCGCTCATCTCATCCGCTCTGGTGGTCGGACAGCTGTGCGGAAACCTCCCCGCGGGCTGGGCCGTGGCCCGCGTGGGAGAACGGCTGACGATGGTCATCGCCGGAGTGGTGGCGATCATCGCCGGCGTCGCCATAGTGCTCTCCTCCTCGCCGGGCGTGCTGGCGGCCTCGGTCTTCCTGCTGGGTTTCTGCGCCGCCGCGTTCGGCTTGGCACGCCACGCCTTCATGACGACGCGTGTGCCCCTCGCGTTCCGCGCACGCGCATTGTCGTTGCTCGGCGGCAGTTTCCGCTTCGGCGTCTTCATCGGGCCGTTCGTGGCCGCAGCCCTGCTGCAGCTCTTCGGCACGGAGCTCGCCGCCTTCTGGTTCTTCCTCGGCTGCCTCGTCGTGATGGTCGCGCTCGTGCTCTTCGGCCCCGATCCCGAGAAGACCATCCCGCCCTCGTCGACACCACGAGCAGCCGTGCCCGCAGAAGACACGGGCGAGGCGGTGACGGGTTCGATTCCGACCGCGGAACGTGCCGGCGTGTTCCGGACGATGTGGCAGCAGCGCTTCGTGCTGAGTCGTCTCGGGTTGGCCGCTGCGTCGTTGTCGGCCGTGCGGTCGGCCCGCCAGGTGCTGCTGCCGCTCTGGGGCATCTCGTTGGGTCTGGACGCGTCGACGATCTCTCTCGTGGTCGGCGTGTCCGGGGCGATCGACTTCGCCCTGTTCTACGCGAGCGGGCAGGTGATGGACCGATTCGGCCGGCTGTGGGCCGCCATGCCGGCCATGGTTCTCATGGGCGCAGGCTTCCTGGCGCTGTCCTTCACGCATGACCTCCCCGCGTCGGTGCTCTGGTTCGGCATGTTCGCCGCTGTACTCGGAGTCGGCAACGGGCTCTCCAGCGGCATCCTGCTGACCCTCGGAGCGGATGTCGCGCCGAAGCAGGAACCTGCGGCGTTCCTGGGATCCTGGCGGACGCTCACGGATGCCGGCGGCGCCGTCGCACCGCTGCTCATCTCGGGAGTCATCGCGATCGCGTCACTCCCGGTCGCCGCTGCCGCCATCGGAGCAGTCGGCCTTCTCGGCGCCGCCGGGTTCCTGCGGTGGATCCCCGCCTTCGTACCGCGCGCTCGAGACGGCGACGGAAGCTGAGCGCCCGATCGAGTGCTCCGTCTCTCAGCGCAGAGCCGTGCGGCTGGTTCCGGTCGCCTCCAGCGCCACTCCATCGGGAACGAACGGGGCGACGAGCGGCGGCCGCCACACCCCGCTGATCGTCACGCGCGCCGAGAGCCCGTCCGGCGTTCCGGCCGACACCAGCTGCGCCTCGGCGGGAAGCACCGGGAGCGCGGAGAGCAGGCCCGTCGCTTGCTCGAGCACGCCCTCGTCGGTGAGTTTCGCTCGAGGCTCCGCTCCGGCACCCGCGCCGGCCGAGAGGGTGAAGCCGTCTGCGCCCGCGAGCGCCGCCGAGTCGGCGAGCGCATCCAGGCGCTTCTGAGTGATGTAGAGGTCGGTGGCGCACACGCACACGAAGATGACGGCGAGAGCGAGCAGCGCGTACCCGAGCGTGAGCAGCAGAACGCTGCCCTCCTCCTCGAGAGCGCGGTCGGGTCGAGCGCGGTTGCGCGACCTGCACGGCACGGTTCGCATCATCGCCCCCACGAGCGCGACATCTTCTGCACGGCGGCCGCCTCGATCGACACGGCGGTCAGATCGTCGAGACCCAGGACCGACGGCATGAGCGGCAGCGACACCGCGGTGACGACGGCGACGGTGACGGTGGCACCCGCTCGAGGACACGGGCCGCCGCGCGGGGCGCAGGTGACCGAGACCTCGACGGCGTCCGCGTCGAGGCCGTACTCCTCGACGACCGCTGTGAGGACCTCGTCCCCGCGCTCGACGGCATCGGCGGAGTCGGCTGATTGCGAGATCGCACGCGCCACATGCCGTGCCGCAGCCTCCACGCCGAGCGTCTGCTCCTGGATGACCCCGAGCGCCGCGATCAGGTACACGAGCGGTACGAGCAGGATCAGCCCGACCGTGATGAACTCCAGCGCCGCCGAGCCGTCGTCATTCCTCACCGAACGACTCCCTCGGGGCGTGCGCGTGAACCTCGAGTGCGTGCGGGACGCCGAGGAGGCCGATGACGGGAAGCGTGGTGCGGACACGGATCTCCACCACCTCGCGATCCGGTGCGCCGGACGTCGCCACGACGACCTCGCCTGTGTACTCGGACCCGACAGCCCGGGTGATGGCCTGCTTGCAGCGCTCGACACCCTCGTGGAGCGTCGTGTCCGCGCGGGCGGCGTAGTACGCGCCCTCGACGGCGGCGTCATGGACCACGTTTCGCACGTACACCGCGAGAGCGAGCTGGAGCACCGCGAGGGTGAGGAGAGTGAGCATCGTGCCGACCAGCACGAACTCGATGGGGCTGGAGCCACGATCGTCGACCGGAACCCGGCGCGGGTGCACGTCAGAGTCCGGACACCCGCTGGATCGCCTGCTGGAACAAGTCGCTCAGCGCCGGACCGGCGACCGCCCAGATCAGCACCACCAGCCCGGCGGTCATCAACGTGACGAGCACCCAGCCGGGGACGTCGCCGCGCTCGTCTTCCAGGAGTGCGGTCGGATCGACGGCGTCGCGGAAAGTGGGGCGTTCGTTCATGGTCGTCCTTTCATGGGTGGTCATCCGATGCCGAGGCGCAGGATGAAGAGGCCGGGGTAGATGGCGAAGAGCACGCTCATCGGCAGGATCAGGAACACCAGCGGCAGCAGCATCAGGATCTCCTTGCGTCCCGCCTGCTCGATGAGCGCACGCTTGGCGTCGTCGCGCGCGTCGCCGGCCTGCGCCTGCAGCACGGCGGCGAGCGGTGCGCCGTGCTCGAGCGCCGCGATCACCTGGTCGACGGCCCGGGAGAGCCCTGGCAGCTGAAGCCGCCCCGCCATCTCCCCCAGCGCGTCGGCCAGCGGCGATCCCGTTCCCACGGCGACGACGACGTGGCGCAGTTCTGCGGTCAGCTCGCCCGAACCGATCGCCGCCACGCGGCGCAGCGCGTCGAGGAAGCCCTCGCCCGCAGACAGACACAGGGCGAGGAACTCCAAGGTCGTCGGGAGTTCATCGGACAGCCGGGTGCGCCGCGCCTTCGCCCTGGCGGTGAGCTGCGCGTCGTATGTGACCGCGGCCGTGGCGCCGCCGATCAACGGCAGCAGCGTCACCGGCGCGCTGAGCCGACCGGCGAGCGCGAACACGATCAGCAGCACCGCTCCCGCCGCGACGCCCGCGATGGTCCATGCGAGCTGGCGACCGCGGAACGCGGTCGGTTCGACCTCGAGGCCTGCCTGCGAAAGCCGAAGCCGCAGCGACTCTCCGCCACCCAGCATCCGATCGAACAGGTCGAGGATCCGTCTCCACGCCGACCTCCGCGCGGCCGGCAGCACGCCCACTCTCGGAAGCGACAGGCGAGGGAGGTCGTCGTCCGCGACGACGTCGCGCACGTACGGGCCGATCCTGGTGGTCAACGATGCGGCGCGCCATCGCGGCAGGGCGGCGAGCACCCCCAGCAAGCCTGCGGCGAGCGCACCGCCGAGAAGCACGGAGACGGCGGCCGCCGATGCCCCGGTCACCCGAACCACCGCCGCGGCTCGGGAAGGCGTCCGATGCGGAGCATGATGCGATACGCCGCCACCGACACCGCGGCGCCGACGGCGATGACGACGACGCCCTCTGGCGTACCGTAGGCGGCTGCACCTTCGGGACGCATCACGAGCAGCCCCAGGATCACCCACGGGGCGATCGCGCCGAGCACGGCTGCGCCGCGGATCC
This Microbacterium sp. XT11 DNA region includes the following protein-coding sequences:
- the prfB gene encoding peptide chain release factor 2; its protein translation is MLELDLSADIQALRVTYGDIREVIDVETLRSDIARLSEEAGAPDLWDDTERAQKVTSALSHRQATLAKIEAIGRRLDDLEVLVDLANEMGDEDSAAEARAELAALTEVINQLEVQTLLDGEYDDRAAIITIRSGAGGDDATDFAEMLMRMYLRWAEQHKYPVKVMDTSYAEGAGIKSATFEIDAPYAFGTLSVEAGTHRLARISPFGSADKRQTSFAAVEVIPLMEEATEVDIPETDIRVDVFRSSGPGGQSVNTTDSAVRITHLPTGIVVSMQNEKSQIQNRAAAMRVLQTRLLLLQKEEEAAKKKELAGNITASWGDQMRSYFLYGQQLVKDLRTGHESGNPAAVFDGDLDGFISAGIRWRKRKEED
- a CDS encoding MFS transporter, with the translated sequence MVYLPTILFSLGEGAVIPLIPVVAASMGADIALAALISSALVVGQLCGNLPAGWAVARVGERLTMVIAGVVAIIAGVAIVLSSSPGVLAASVFLLGFCAAAFGLARHAFMTTRVPLAFRARALSLLGGSFRFGVFIGPFVAAALLQLFGTELAAFWFFLGCLVVMVALVLFGPDPEKTIPPSSTPRAAVPAEDTGEAVTGSIPTAERAGVFRTMWQQRFVLSRLGLAAASLSAVRSARQVLLPLWGISLGLDASTISLVVGVSGAIDFALFYASGQVMDRFGRLWAAMPAMVLMGAGFLALSFTHDLPASVLWFGMFAAVLGVGNGLSSGILLTLGADVAPKQEPAAFLGSWRTLTDAGGAVAPLLISGVIAIASLPVAAAAIGAVGLLGAAGFLRWIPAFVPRARDGDGS
- a CDS encoding pilus assembly protein TadG-related protein; translation: MPCRSRNRARPDRALEEEGSVLLLTLGYALLALAVIFVCVCATDLYITQKRLDALADSAALAGADGFTLSAGAGAGAEPRAKLTDEGVLEQATGLLSALPVLPAEAQLVSAGTPDGLSARVTISGVWRPPLVAPFVPDGVALEATGTSRTALR
- a CDS encoding TadE family protein, whose product is MRNDDGSAALEFITVGLILLVPLVYLIAALGVIQEQTLGVEAAARHVARAISQSADSADAVERGDEVLTAVVEEYGLDADAVEVSVTCAPRGGPCPRAGATVTVAVVTAVSLPLMPSVLGLDDLTAVSIEAAAVQKMSRSWGR
- a CDS encoding TadE/TadG family type IV pilus assembly protein gives rise to the protein MHPRRVPVDDRGSSPIEFVLVGTMLTLLTLAVLQLALAVYVRNVVHDAAVEGAYYAARADTTLHEGVERCKQAITRAVGSEYTGEVVVATSGAPDREVVEIRVRTTLPVIGLLGVPHALEVHAHAPRESFGEE
- a CDS encoding type II secretion system F family protein; the encoded protein is MTGASAAAVSVLLGGALAAGLLGVLAALPRWRAASLTTRIGPYVRDVVADDDLPRLSLPRVGVLPAARRSAWRRILDLFDRMLGGGESLRLRLSQAGLEVEPTAFRGRQLAWTIAGVAAGAVLLIVFALAGRLSAPVTLLPLIGGATAAVTYDAQLTARAKARRTRLSDELPTTLEFLALCLSAGEGFLDALRRVAAIGSGELTAELRHVVVAVGTGSPLADALGEMAGRLQLPGLSRAVDQVIAALEHGAPLAAVLQAQAGDARDDAKRALIEQAGRKEILMLLPLVFLILPMSVLFAIYPGLFILRLGIG